The Haemophilus parainfluenzae genome window below encodes:
- the rdgC gene encoding recombination-associated protein RdgC has protein sequence MSYKVNFWFKNLMSYRLTKPLDWDLNELQRQLSGCEFHPCGSQDQSKFGWTNPLKDSELLHFSVGKHILLVAKKEEKMLPANVVKRELDERIESLEQKENRKLKKTEKQTLKDDVVMNLLPRAFSKNQQTAVWIDTENNLVHVDAASSKRAEDALALLRKSLGSLPVVPLVFANEPSTILTDWIVQEKIPHWLVALEEAELCGSQEDSVIRCKKQPLENEEILALLQDGKKVVSKLALEWEDTLTFVFNEDCTLKRLKFADAVREKNADILKEDYAQRFDADFVLMTGILSKLTENLLDEFGGEKVRLG, from the coding sequence ATGAGTTATAAAGTTAATTTTTGGTTTAAAAATTTAATGTCATATAGGCTGACTAAGCCCCTAGATTGGGATCTTAATGAATTGCAACGCCAGTTGTCAGGTTGTGAATTTCATCCTTGTGGCTCACAAGATCAAAGTAAATTCGGTTGGACGAATCCGTTGAAAGACAGCGAGTTATTGCATTTTTCAGTCGGTAAACACATTTTGTTGGTCGCGAAAAAAGAAGAGAAAATGTTGCCAGCAAATGTGGTGAAACGTGAATTGGATGAACGCATTGAAAGCCTTGAGCAAAAAGAAAACCGTAAATTGAAAAAAACGGAAAAACAAACGTTAAAAGATGATGTGGTGATGAATTTATTGCCGCGTGCGTTCAGTAAAAATCAGCAAACTGCCGTGTGGATTGATACCGAAAATAATCTTGTTCATGTTGATGCGGCATCCAGTAAACGCGCAGAAGATGCCTTAGCATTATTGCGTAAATCACTTGGTTCGTTACCCGTTGTGCCGTTAGTTTTTGCGAATGAGCCTTCTACGATTTTAACGGATTGGATTGTGCAGGAAAAAATCCCGCATTGGTTGGTGGCGTTAGAAGAGGCTGAATTGTGTGGAAGCCAAGAAGACAGTGTGATCCGTTGTAAGAAACAGCCTTTAGAAAATGAGGAGATTCTCGCGCTTTTACAAGATGGCAAAAAAGTGGTGAGCAAGCTCGCATTGGAGTGGGAAGATACGCTGACTTTTGTGTTTAATGAAGATTGCACTCTCAAACGTTTAAAATTTGCCGATGCAGTGCGTGAGAAAAATGCGGATATTTTAAAAGAAGATTATGCGCAACGCTTTGATGCTGATTTTGTATTAATGACGGGGATTTTATCTAAACTGACTGAAAACTTACTCGATGAATTCGGTGGCGAGAAAGTTCGATTAGGTTAG